The DNA region ATCACCCGCAACTGGCAGAGGGCGTGCCACGATCCGGTGAACGGCCAGCACATTACCAATGGCATGATCAAAACCACGGTCACTGTCGGTCGCGACGGCAGCGTGGATCGCGTCGTGGTCGAGTACGCGGAGGGAGCGACGACCGTGCAGCAGAACTTTACCCGGGAAGCGGTGGAGAATACGAAACTTCCGGCATTCCCAGACGACTTCCGCGACGAGGTCGGTGACGAGCCCATTGAGGTGGAGTTTGATTTCCTCTTTTTCGTTCGTTGAGCCCGCTGATTCTTAATCCCTTTCGAGCCTTTAAACCTATTTAATCCATGAACTTCATGACCCCATTTATTGTTGCCAACACCGTGCTTTATAGTTCGATCGGTGAGTTTTTCGAGCAGGGCGGTTTCTTCCTGTGGCTGATTCTTGCTTGTGGTGTCGGTTTGATTTTCATCATCGCAGTGCGCGCGTTTGCGATGCGTACCGACCGTACGATGCCTCCGGGGTTGTGGAAGGCATTGGGCCAAGCGGCGGGGCAGGACGGCAAGCCGACCATGGAGCCGTTGTATGCTGAGTTGGACAAGAGCGAAGATGAGTCGCCGCTGCGTGAGATCATCGTGACGGCCTTTGATGAGGCGAACCTCGGGGCAACCGAGGAGGAAGTGGGCAAGGCGGTGGAGGTCAAAGCACGCCGGATGATGGTGGCGATGCAGTGGGGTCTCAGCGCGATGGAAGTGATCATCACGATCAGTCCGTTGCTGGGGCTGTTGGGAACGGCTGCGGGATTGGTGCAGGTGTTTGGCGGGCTCTCCGAGGCGGACAAGGATGTTGGCGAGATTGCCTTTGGTATCGGGCGGGCATTGTCCACAACGATTGCCGGTTTGGCTGTGGCAGTTCCGGCGGTGATCGCGCATTCGGCGATTACCCGCAAGGTGGAGCTGCGCGCGACCGAAGCAGAGGTCGCGTTGCTCGGCTTGGTGAGCAATTTGAACCGCGCACGCCGCAAGGGAGACGCGGCTTAAGCATCGTCAGATGGAGATTCGACCGACTCTACATTTCAAGCCATGAACATTCTCACCCGAAAACGTCATCGTCCGGTCGTGCCGGTGTTGTCGATGATCGATATTCTGGCGATCTTGCTGATTTTCTTCGTCGTGACGATGCAGTTCAAGACGGAGGACGATCAGGATCAGGCCTCGGAGTCGGCACAAACGACGACGGAGGAACAAACTGTGGTCGAGCGGCGGTTGGATATTGAGTTGCCGACTGCATCGAACATTGGCGGAACCGCTGCAGCACCGGCTGATGTGGTGATTTCAATCGACCAGCAGGGCAAGGTTTTCGTGGACGGCAACGAAGCGCCGACGCCGCTGGAGATGCATGCCTTGCTCGAAGAACGCAAAGTGATGAGCAATGGACTGGCTCGGTTTGAACTTGAGCCGGACCGTCGCGCGCCACTGGGGACTCTGATTACAGTGTGGGACGTGCTGACGGCGGCTGGAATTGATGTAAAGGACGTGCCGGCGCGATTGCAGGGGGCTGCGGAGTAGGTCGCTGCGTGTGGCGGAACCGGACGTGGTTCGTTTTCTGGGGGGGCGCAGATGGCGCGGATTCGCGCGAATTTTCTCTAGAAGGAGGAGGTGTGCCGACGCTGTGTGAGTGGCCCTCGGGTAGGTCGTTGGCTTCGTCGGTATCTCACGCTCGGCCGGCTGGGGGGGGGGATTGCGGAAAACCCAGGGTGTGGTCGCCTGGGGCTCCCGTCACCCTGGGCTGGTTTGCGAGTCCCTTTCAGGGACGGCCCGCCGTGGGGGGCGCCGAACGGTGCTGCGTCGGACGGACCTCTTTATCCTTATCGTTATCCAGATCCTGATCGGAGCGCAGCGACTCCACGACAACCTTTCGGCGACACAACCGAATAGGTAGAGATTCGCCTGATGATGATCGAACCTCGGGGCGGTTGGCAAATGCTTAGCGGGATGCGTGTTGGCGGTCGGCCTGCTCGAACTGGGCGATGACGGATTCTTTGGTCAGCATGATGATGGTGCAGACTCCGAGAGCTGTGCCGACGGGGATGCTCAGGCAGTTGAGTCCGCTGACGATGAGGCAGAAGATGCGGTTCTTGCGCTTGAGGAGCGATAGGCCGCAGATGGTCTCAATTGCCACGAATCCGAGGATGATGATTCCGATGGCCAGATAGAACCAACCCAAGGTGTCGAACATCTCCGTCACTATTCCGGGGGGAGGGGAGGCGTTCATGTCGGGCCCGCCTTGCATGGGGTCGATGTTGGTGATGCTATTCATCAAGGTGAATTGGAGCATCAGAAATGGAATGGCGAGCAGGTAAAGCCCGGCGAAGATGAAGTGGAAGATAGCCAACAGCTTGAGATTCTCGTTGTCCCTGCGTGCGGGATCTGTGGGCGAAGGCGTGTACAGCGGCGGTCCCTGTGGCGGCGGTGTGTTTGAGTTCATGCTGAAGGTTTAGCATCAACCACCAGCCGGAGGGCATGAGAATGTTGTTCTCAAATTCTAATACCCGAAATAACGAGCGATGCCCTCTGCGATGAGCTTCGAAATGGCGCGCTGGTACCAGGCCGAGTTGGCGCGCTTACGCTCCCATGAGTTGGAGATAAACCCACATTCGACCAGAATGGCAGGGTGTTTGGTGTCGCGCAGGACTTTGAAATTTCGGCGACGGATGCCACGGTCCTTGCTGCGGACGTGCTCCATCATGGCGGTCTGGACGTTGGAGGCGAGCTTTCGCCCTTTTCGGCTGAGGTAGTAGGTCTCGATGCCGCGCACCGAGCGGTTGGTCGATGCATTGTAGTGAATACTGACGAAGATGGCTTTGGGGTAACGGTTGGCGATCTGTGCGCGTTCGCTGAACGGTACGAACTTATCCGTGCGGCGGGTCATGACGGTGCGAAAGCCGCGGCGTTTGAGTTCTTTTTCGAGCTCCTTGGCGGTGGCCAGAGCGACCCTGCTCTCTCGAACGCCTCCCCAGTAGGCGCCTTTGTCGATCCCTCCGTGCCCAGCGTCGATGACAATCACGGTGCGCGCGACCGCAGTCCCAATGAACACGAGTGCCACCATCAGAGCGCACCACCATCCGGAAGAGGAGGTGCGCAGGGAGGCATGGGCTGGGCGCGGGTACGGCATCGGGGGGGGATTGCTCAATTAGTTTGGATTTCCAAAATAGTGGCCACAGCTTGCACAAGCAGCGGGGGCGATGCACGTAGAAATTTGCGTTCTTTCCGTGGAAATTGTGCAGATTTCGGGCTAGGTGTCCTGCGCTATGACAATGCATGACATGCCTTTTGTGAACTCGTGCCTCAATGCGACGGCAGTGGTCTTTTTGACGGTTGGGTTTATTGCCATCAAGATGGGAGCAAAGGAGTTGCACCGGAAGATGATGGTGTCGGCATTTGTGACGTCGGCGATCTTT from Sulfuriroseicoccus oceanibius includes:
- a CDS encoding MotA/TolQ/ExbB proton channel family protein: MNFMTPFIVANTVLYSSIGEFFEQGGFFLWLILACGVGLIFIIAVRAFAMRTDRTMPPGLWKALGQAAGQDGKPTMEPLYAELDKSEDESPLREIIVTAFDEANLGATEEEVGKAVEVKARRMMVAMQWGLSAMEVIITISPLLGLLGTAAGLVQVFGGLSEADKDVGEIAFGIGRALSTTIAGLAVAVPAVIAHSAITRKVELRATEAEVALLGLVSNLNRARRKGDAA
- a CDS encoding ExbD/TolR family protein is translated as MNILTRKRHRPVVPVLSMIDILAILLIFFVVTMQFKTEDDQDQASESAQTTTEEQTVVERRLDIELPTASNIGGTAAAPADVVISIDQQGKVFVDGNEAPTPLEMHALLEERKVMSNGLARFELEPDRRAPLGTLITVWDVLTAAGIDVKDVPARLQGAAE
- a CDS encoding N-acetylmuramoyl-L-alanine amidase family protein: MPYPRPAHASLRTSSSGWWCALMVALVFIGTAVARTVIVIDAGHGGIDKGAYWGGVRESRVALATAKELEKELKRRGFRTVMTRRTDKFVPFSERAQIANRYPKAIFVSIHYNASTNRSVRGIETYYLSRKGRKLASNVQTAMMEHVRSKDRGIRRRNFKVLRDTKHPAILVECGFISNSWERKRANSAWYQRAISKLIAEGIARYFGY